A genomic segment from Aegilops tauschii subsp. strangulata cultivar AL8/78 chromosome 1, Aet v6.0, whole genome shotgun sequence encodes:
- the LOC109750854 gene encoding uncharacterized protein, protein MESRGSARGGDRGHLDHHRQVLLLRPAAAWSYASAGGGASCPAQRSPSSSYTCGYCKREFRSAQALGGHMNVHRRERARIRHYYCSAYPAAPAPAPAAVHRDWVPNLNFSPPRCPSGDYGGTSTATPAVYSFFSTTAAAEAAKAALVVDLELGVGGGGGGLDLELRLGCS, encoded by the coding sequence ATGGAGAGCAGGGGCAGCGCGAGAGGAGGAGACCGCGGCCACCTCGACCACCACCGGCAGGTGCTGCTGCTGAGGCCGGCTGCGGCATGGAGCTACGCctccgccggcggcggcgcgtcgtGCCCGGCGCAGAGGTCGCCGTCGTCTTCGTACACGTGCGGCTACTGCAAGAGGGAGTTCCGGTCGGCGCAGGCGCTGGGTGGGCACATGAACGTGCACCGCCGGGAGAGGGCCAGGATCCGCCACTACTACTGCTCCGCCTACCCCGCAGCTCCAgctcctgctcctgctgctgtcCACAGAGACTGGGTGCCCAACCTCAACTTCTCGCCGCCGCGTTGCCCCAGTGGCGACTATGGCGGCACATCCACGGCGACCCCCGCCGTCTACAGCTTCTTCTCCACCACGGCGGCCGCGGAGGCGGCCAAGGCTGCGTTGGTGGTGGACCTGGAACTGGGGGtcggaggagggggaggaggttTGGATCTTGAGCTTAGGCTTGGCTGCTCCTGA